Proteins encoded by one window of Manduca sexta isolate Smith_Timp_Sample1 chromosome 12, JHU_Msex_v1.0, whole genome shotgun sequence:
- the LOC115451769 gene encoding glucose dehydrogenase [FAD, quinone], translating into MDPASVLEANRVIQNAFSVISVLTLTADSLPKPAVVSDGSCYDYVVVGGGAAGCVLASRLSELRGVQVLLIEAGPLTPFEATLPALLAYLPYSRYDWNYTTVDDGYVAQAIKDKVLTLTRGKVLGGSSAINAMFYVRGAPHDFDSWAASIGDSRWNFTNVLPFFIKSEKLRDRVVEQSRFKTFHGTKGYMGVTRQPDPANEVYLNMFKELGNRLVLDINGRDNFGFTQPMFTILNRRRQDTAYAFLSPVKRRRNLHVLTDTLVTKIIFDENNRAVGVRAVTKQNQFMTVKAKREVIISAGTFNSPQLLMLSGIGPREHLQDMNITVRADLPVGKNLQDHFGTPLFFDVENECPLTPLQGPGKYPIRLMMGYTALNSSESYGNYQTVVNSRLSVEAALSSCTLRFRINDTVCSSMFKNVKGKVILAIWVVALFPKSRGRVLLRSTNPRDPPEIIGGYFSSEEDLHNQIKYVKDVLRITQTSYFKRVRGKMMMPSLTECDSLSRFSDAYWRCYSLNMLGTIYHYTSTCPMGPVVDAELRVRGVRGLRVVDASIMPNITRGNTYAPTVMIAEKAADFIKQSYRAVNKKKT; encoded by the exons ATGGACCCGGCGAGTGTATTGGAAGCTAACAGGGTAATACAGAACGCGTTCAGCGTGATCTCTGTACTGACTCTCACGGCAGACTCGCTGCCGAAGCCTGCAGTTGTGTCTG ACGGCTCCTGCTACGACTACGTGGTGGTGGGCGGTGGGGCGGCGGGATGTGTGCTCGCGAGCCGGCTGTCCGAGCTCCGCGGCGTGCAGGTGCTGCTCATCGAGGCCGGACCACTCACGCCCTTCGAGGCTACA CTCCCTGCACTGCTGGCGTATTTGCCTTACTCCCGCTATGACTGGAACTACACAACGGTGGACGATGGCTACGTCGCGCAAGCTATCAAAGACAAAGTGCTGACGTTGACACGCGGCAAGGTGTTGGGCGGCAGCAGTGCCATCAATGCCATGTTCTACGTGAGAGGCGCCCCCCATGACTTCGACTCGTGGGCCGCCAGCATCGGTGACTCACGCTGGAACTTCACCAACGTTTTGCCTTTCTTCATCAAAAGCGAAAAACTTCGAGACCGCGTCGTGGAACAATCCCGGTTCAAAACCTTTCACGGAACTAAGGGATATATGGGCGTCACCAGGCAACCAGACCCCGCCAACGAAGTATACCTCAACATGTTCAAAGAACTCGGCAATCGCTTGGTTTTGGATATAAACGGAAGAGACAATTTCGGCTTCACTCAGCCGATGTTCACGATCCTGAACAGGCGCCGCCAGGATACTGCGTACGCATTCCTATCGCCTGTGAAGCGACGCCGCAACCTGCACGTGCTCACCGACACTCTCGTCACGAAGATCATCTTCGACGAAAACAACAGGGCGGTCGGCGTGCGCGCTGTCACCAAACAAAATCAGTTCATGACTGTAAAGGCTAAAAGAGAAGTTATTATCTCTGCTGGCACTTTTAACTCTCCCCAACTACTAATGCTGTCAGGGATCGGGCCTAGAGAACATCTGCAAGATATGAACATAACGGTTCGAGCTGATCTCCCAGTTGGAAAAAACTTGCAAGATCACTTCGGAACACCACTATTTTTTGATGTGGAAAATGAGTGTCCACTTACACCCTTACAGGGTCCTGGTAAGTACCCGATACGACTAATGATGGGGTATACTGCGTTGAATAGCAGTGAGTCTTATGGCAACTATCAGACTGTGGTCAATTCAAGATTAAGTGTGGAAGCCGCGTTATCCAGCTGTACTCTTAGATTCAGGATAAACGACACAGTATGCTCGTCGATGTTCAAGAATGTAAAAGGTAAAGTGATACTGGCTATATGGGTGGTAGCTTTGTTTCCGAAGTCGCGCGGACGCGTTTTGTTGCGCAGCACCAATCCCAGAGACCCTCCTGAGATCATTGGGGGTTACTTTTCCAGTGAAGAGGATTTACACAACCAGATCAAATACGTAAAAGACGTTTTGCGTATAACCCAAACCTCTTACTTCAAACGTGTGAGAGGTAAAATGATGATGCCGAGTCTAACGGAGTGCGACAGTTTGTCGCGGTTCAGTGATGCGTACTGGAGATGCTACTCTTTAAACATGCTGGGTACCATCTACCACTACACCAGCACGTGCCCTATGGGCCCGGTCGTGGACGCTGAACTGCGCGTGCGTGGCGTGCGTGGGTTGCGAGTGGTCGACGCCAGCATAATGCCTA
- the LOC115451779 gene encoding glucose dehydrogenase [FAD, quinone]-like, which yields MDPAGVVEANQVIQNAFSVISVLNLTADSLPKPAVVSDGACYDYVVVGGGSAGCVLASRLSELRGVQVLLIEAGPLTPFEATVPKLLYHLPKSRYDWNYTTEDDGYVAQAIKDKVLALTRGKVLGGSSAINAMLYVRGATHDFDSWAASIGDSRWNYTNVLPFFIKSEKLRDRIVQHSRYSTFHGSKGYMGVTRQPDAANEEYLNMFKELGNRLLLDINGRDNIGFTQPMYTILDGRRQDTAYAFLSPVKRRCNLHVLTDTLVMEIIFDDNNRAVGVRALTKQNRLITVRAKREIILSAGTFNSPQLLMLSGMGPKEHLQDMNLTVRVNLPVGENLQDHPVTPLFYDLEKERPIPSRQDPGLFPTRIVMGFGTLNSSQTYGDYQTIVNSRLSVEAALTICTLKFSINDTICKSLFEKVKGKVLLSVWVVTLHAKSRGRVMLRTSNPKDPPIIISGYYSNDLDLQNQIKYVKDISRITKSSYFKRVRGKMLLPSLPQCDRMKRFSDEYWRCYALAMIGTVYHFSSTCAIGRVVDAELRVRGVSGLRVVDASVMPTVTSGNINAPTIMIGEMAAEFIKKVYRSEEKNNHCK from the exons ATGGACCCGGCAGGTGTAGTGGAAGCTAACCAAGTAATACAGAACGCGTTCAGCGTGATCTCCGTACTAAATCTCACGGCAGATTCGCTGCCGAAGCCTGCGGTTGTGTCTG ATGGTGCCTGCTACGACTACGTTGTTGTGGGCGGTGGGTCGGCGGGATGTGTGCTCGCGAGCAGGTTGTCCGAATTGCGCGGCGTGCAGGTGCTGCTCATCGAGGCCGGACCGCTCACGCCCTTCGAGGCTACC GTCCCTAAACTGCTGTACCATTTGCCGAAGTCTCGCTATGACTggaactacaccaccgaggacGATGGCTACGTCGCTCAGGCTATCAAAGACAAAGTGCTGGCGCTGACCCGCGGCAAGGTGCTTGGCGGCAGCAGTGCTATCAACGCTATGCTATACGTGAGAGGCGCCACGCATGACTTTGACTCTTGGGCCGCCAGCATCGGTGACTCACGCTGGAACTACACCAACGTTCTGCCTTTCTTTATCAAGAGTGAAAAGCTTCGAGATCGCATCGTGCAACACTCCCGTTACAGCACCTTCCACGGATCTAAAGGATATATGGGCGTAACCAGGCAACCTGATGCCGCTAACGAAGAATACCTCAACATGTTTAAAGAACTCGGCAATCGCTTGCTTTTAGATATAAATGGAAGAGACAATATCGGCTTCACTCAGCCAATGTACACGATTTTAGACGGCCGTCGCCAGGACACTGCGTATGCGTTCCTATCGCCTGTGAAGCGGCGTTGCAACCTGCATGTGCTCACCGACACGCTTGTCATGGAGATCATATTCGACGACAACAACAGGGCAGTCGGCGTGCGCGCTCTCACCAAACAAAACAGACTCATCACTGTGAGAGCCAAAAGAGAAATCATTCTCTCTGCTGGCACTTTCAACTCCCCTCAACTGCTCATGCTGTCGGGGATGGGGCCGAAAGAGCATTTACAAGACATGAATTTAACTGTTCGAGTCAATCTCCCAGTTGGAGAGAACTTACAAGATCATCCTGTAACACCACTGTTTTATGATCTGGAGAAGGAACGTCCTATTCCATCCAGACAGGATCCCGGCTTGTTCCCGACACGGATAGTCATGGGCTTTGGCACGCTAAACAGTAGCCAAACTTACGGCGACTACCAAACTATCGTCAACTCCAGACTAAGCGTGGAGGCTGCCTTAACAATATGTACTCTTAAATTTAGTATCAACGATACAATATGCAAGTCACTATTCGAAAAGGTGAAAGGTAAAGTGTTGCTGTCTGTGTGGGTAGTAACTTTGCATGCCAAGTCGCGTGGGCGTGTCATGTTGCGCACCTCCAACCCCAAAGACCCTCCCATCATCATCAGTGGTTATTATTCCAACGATTTAGACTTACAGAACcaaataaaatacgttaaagATATTTCACGTATCACGAAATCCTCCTACTTCAAACGAGTGCGAGGGAAGATGCTGCTGCCAAGTCTTCCGCAGTGCGATAGGATGAAGCGGTTCAGTGACGAGTATTGGCGATGCTACGCGCTGGCTATGATAGGTACTGTCTACCATTTCAGCAGCACGTGCGCTATTGGGCGAGTCGTTGACGCCGAGCTGCGCGTGCGCGGCGTAAGTGGGCTGCGCGTTGTCGACGCTAGTGTTATGCCCACTGTCACCAGCGGTAATATCAACGCGCCCACCATTATGATCGGTGAGATGGCGGCGGAATTTATCAAGAAGGTGTACAGATCTGAGGAAAAGAATAATCACTGTAAATGA